In a genomic window of Moraxella osloensis:
- the tssB gene encoding type VI secretion system contractile sheath small subunit, whose protein sequence is MSRHDANKKYSSGQKFIARNRAPRVQIEYDVELYGSDTKVELPFIMGVMSDLVGQSHVPVPDLSERKFMEIDIDNFDDRMKALKPRVAFQVDNTLTHDGKLAVDLEFESMDDFSPTAIANQVEPLRELLKARTELSNLLSYMDGKNGAEELIAKLLADNDLLKSLAAKAKEAPTTSETATPNETFDNSDAQ, encoded by the coding sequence ATGTCAAGACATGACGCCAATAAGAAATATAGTTCAGGTCAAAAATTTATCGCTCGCAACCGTGCCCCCCGTGTTCAGATTGAATACGATGTGGAACTTTATGGTTCAGACACCAAAGTTGAGCTACCTTTCATAATGGGTGTTATGTCAGACTTGGTGGGTCAATCACACGTACCAGTACCTGACTTGTCAGAGCGTAAATTCATGGAAATCGATATTGATAATTTCGACGACCGTATGAAAGCATTAAAACCTCGTGTGGCGTTTCAAGTGGACAACACCCTAACCCATGACGGTAAGCTAGCGGTTGACCTTGAATTTGAAAGCATGGATGATTTTTCGCCAACCGCGATTGCCAATCAAGTTGAACCCTTACGTGAATTACTAAAAGCCCGCACCGAACTATCCAACCTACTGTCGTATATGGATGGTAAAAACGGGGCGGAAGAATTAATTGCAAAACTGCTCGCTGACAATGATTTATTAAAGTCTTTGGCAGCGAAAGCCAAAGAAGCACCTACTACTTCAGAAACGGCGACACCGAATGAAACCTTCGATAATAGCGATGCTCAATAA
- the tssA gene encoding type VI secretion system protein TssA — protein sequence MSKTFSKFNEPISPDNVAGSDIEYDSRFLELQRLSEGKPEQQYGDVIIEAQEPDWSAMEKLGSQLLSETKDVNVFCLYTQTITAKYGLEGFKVGCEIIAENLEKYWEAVYPKLVDEDGEPDAYYRINALSLLLSESGIIKQVNNAYLLTNGLSNTRITVRQALAILQDSQAVDYPGGKERLILDIRVSKDANKPELLALQDALEQLNHIEAIYNQQLPNEQVPSFENIKKPIATILSYVDNQPKTVVEETPETPLTSPNQAPSSILVPPTSIDSNAWRNTQLSNRKDVELVLEKVCLYFEEFEPSHPAPLFIRRIQRLMNMDFYDIIKDMTPNSLDTLDILIGPRDNHDTADDNSQE from the coding sequence ATGAGTAAGACCTTTTCAAAATTCAATGAGCCAATTTCGCCCGATAATGTGGCTGGATCGGACATTGAATATGACAGTCGCTTTTTAGAACTGCAACGCTTAAGTGAGGGTAAGCCTGAACAGCAGTATGGCGATGTCATCATTGAAGCCCAAGAACCTGACTGGTCAGCGATGGAAAAACTAGGCAGCCAATTACTCTCAGAAACCAAAGATGTGAATGTGTTTTGTCTTTATACTCAAACCATCACTGCCAAGTATGGGCTAGAAGGGTTTAAAGTTGGCTGTGAAATTATCGCTGAAAACCTAGAAAAGTATTGGGAAGCCGTCTATCCCAAATTGGTTGATGAAGATGGTGAACCTGATGCTTATTACCGTATCAATGCATTAAGCCTATTACTGTCTGAATCAGGCATTATTAAACAAGTCAACAATGCCTATTTGCTTACCAATGGCTTATCTAACACCCGTATCACCGTACGCCAAGCACTCGCCATTCTTCAAGACAGCCAAGCCGTTGATTACCCAGGTGGAAAAGAACGCCTTATCTTAGACATCCGTGTTAGTAAGGACGCCAACAAACCAGAATTGCTCGCCTTACAAGACGCCTTAGAACAGCTTAACCATATTGAAGCCATTTATAATCAACAGCTACCAAATGAGCAAGTGCCGAGTTTTGAGAACATTAAAAAACCCATAGCAACGATTTTAAGCTATGTCGATAATCAGCCTAAAACAGTCGTTGAAGAAACACCAGAAACCCCTCTTACCAGCCCAAATCAAGCACCGAGTAGCATTTTAGTACCCCCTACATCAATTGATAGTAACGCTTGGCGAAATACGCAACTGAGCAATCGTAAAGATGTGGAATTGGTACTTGAAAAAGTGTGTCTATATTTTGAGGAATTTGAACCCAGTCACCCTGCTCCTTTATTTATCAGACGCATACAACGTCTCATGAACATGGATTTTTATGACATTATCAAAGACATGACACCCAATAGCTTAGACACCCTCGATATTTTAATTGGACCAAGAGATAATCATGACACCGCAGATGATAACTCGCAAGAGTAA
- the tssC gene encoding type VI secretion system contractile sheath large subunit — translation MLDPQFAPNTAQSQTTTQFVEDDFEKLLQKEFKPKTDDAKDAVSQAVSTLAEQALQNSVTISNDAYQTIEAMIAEIDRKLSEQINQIIHHEEFQKLEGSWRGLKHLVNNTETDNLLKIKFLPISKKEVSRSIKRFKGVAWDQSPLFKRIYEEEYGQFGGEPFGCLVGDYYFDHSAPDVELLQGLEKISAAAHAPFISGASPEVMQMESWQELANPRDLSKIFQNTEYAPWRSLRESDDSRYVGLALPRFLSRLPYGAKTNPVDEFDFEEDTEGAEHNKYTWANAAYAMAVNINRSFKHYGWCTSIRGVESGGIVENLPCHTFPTDDGGVDMKCPTEIAISDRREAELASLGFMPLVHRKNSDLAAFIGAQSLHQPADYYDADASANAKLSARLPYLFACCRFAHYLKCIVRDKVGSFKDRDAMERWLNEWIMNYVDGDPANSTQETKARKPLASAEVVVEEVEDNPGFYTSKFFLKPHYQLEGLTVSLRLVSKLPSAKEE, via the coding sequence ATGTTAGACCCCCAATTCGCACCCAATACCGCTCAAAGTCAAACCACAACACAGTTTGTCGAAGACGACTTTGAAAAGCTATTACAAAAAGAATTTAAACCCAAAACTGACGATGCCAAAGACGCGGTATCACAAGCGGTTAGTACTTTAGCAGAGCAAGCCCTACAAAACTCTGTGACGATTTCAAATGACGCCTATCAAACCATTGAGGCGATGATTGCTGAAATTGACCGTAAGTTATCTGAACAGATTAACCAAATCATCCATCACGAAGAGTTCCAAAAACTTGAAGGTTCATGGCGTGGTTTAAAACATTTGGTTAATAACACCGAAACCGATAACCTACTTAAAATCAAATTTTTACCGATTAGTAAAAAGGAAGTCTCTCGCAGTATTAAACGCTTTAAAGGGGTTGCTTGGGATCAAAGCCCACTGTTTAAACGCATTTATGAAGAAGAATACGGACAATTTGGTGGCGAACCGTTCGGCTGCTTGGTTGGTGACTACTACTTTGATCACTCTGCCCCCGATGTTGAACTGCTACAAGGCTTAGAGAAAATTTCAGCCGCTGCCCATGCTCCGTTTATCTCGGGTGCATCGCCTGAAGTGATGCAAATGGAGAGTTGGCAAGAACTGGCAAACCCCCGTGACTTAAGTAAAATCTTCCAAAATACCGAATACGCTCCTTGGCGTAGTCTGCGTGAATCCGATGATTCTCGCTACGTGGGTCTGGCACTACCTCGCTTTTTATCACGTTTGCCTTATGGGGCAAAAACCAACCCTGTCGACGAGTTTGACTTTGAAGAGGATACTGAAGGGGCAGAACACAATAAATATACATGGGCGAATGCTGCTTATGCCATGGCGGTGAACATTAACCGCTCATTTAAACATTATGGCTGGTGTACCTCCATTCGTGGGGTTGAATCAGGCGGTATTGTCGAAAACTTACCCTGTCACACCTTTCCAACCGATGACGGCGGGGTTGACATGAAATGCCCAACGGAAATTGCCATTAGCGACCGCCGTGAAGCAGAATTGGCAAGCCTTGGGTTTATGCCACTCGTGCACCGTAAAAACTCAGACTTAGCGGCGTTTATTGGGGCTCAATCGTTGCATCAACCTGCGGATTATTATGATGCCGATGCCTCTGCCAATGCCAAACTATCTGCACGTTTACCCTATTTATTTGCTTGTTGCCGTTTTGCTCATTACCTAAAATGTATCGTGCGTGACAAAGTCGGTTCGTTTAAAGACCGTGACGCCATGGAACGCTGGCTTAATGAGTGGATTATGAACTATGTGGATGGCGATCCTGCAAACTCGACTCAAGAAACTAAGGCGAGAAAGCCTTTAGCTTCTGCTGAGGTGGTAGTAGAAGAAGTAGAGGATAATCCTGGCTTTTATACCTCTAAATTTTTCTTAAAACCACATTATCAACTAGAGGGACTCACAGTTTCGCTTAGACTGGTGTCTAAACTTCCCTCTGCAAAAGAAGAGTAA
- a CDS encoding Hcp family type VI secretion system effector: MALDMFMRIEGVNGESKDANHKDWTDIKSFTWGAEQPGSMNTGGGGGAGKVNFDDLTVVAAIDKAAPTVLKNCAIGQHLGKVEISVCKAGGSQIEYSRTTLEDVLVTSVKFVGAKENEALMMEYGFQAAKVKNQYWEQTDKGSKGAEVQMGFDVKQNKTV, encoded by the coding sequence ATGGCTTTAGATATGTTTATGCGTATTGAAGGTGTGAATGGTGAGTCTAAAGACGCTAATCACAAAGACTGGACTGATATTAAAAGCTTTACTTGGGGTGCTGAGCAACCAGGTTCAATGAACACTGGCGGCGGTGGCGGTGCTGGTAAAGTCAACTTCGACGACTTAACTGTGGTGGCTGCCATTGATAAAGCCGCTCCAACCGTTCTTAAAAATTGTGCGATTGGTCAACACTTAGGTAAAGTTGAAATTTCAGTCTGTAAAGCAGGCGGTAGCCAAATCGAGTACTCACGTACCACCTTAGAAGATGTGTTGGTGACCTCAGTTAAATTTGTGGGTGCCAAAGAAAACGAAGCGTTGATGATGGAGTATGGTTTCCAAGCTGCAAAAGTGAAAAACCAATATTGGGAACAAACCGATAAAGGGTCTAAAGGAGCTGAAGTGCAAATGGGCTTTGATGTTAAACAAAACAAAACCGTTTAA
- the tssG gene encoding type VI secretion system baseplate subunit TssG: MNHVREMTNQNAVYASTVSDRPAVSDNGLADNQTALAQQIQAFIAQLERYPHRYHLYSLLTQLEALGLLKDTTDRQNLQVRLGQDATLTFATTSIAAVESHHHTLQVLINGFGLIGVNAPMPLHFTEYIFERKHQHGDRTWLAFINLLQHRLILSFYQAWRQSQSVSSLKQPDSQNFTHYIASLLGLDKVDLRTTQDSVDYYAKIYYAGLYAGERRSAANLTKVLSQYFGVPIALQQNLGQWLKVLLDEQTQLGARRYHLGQGLICGEQLYDVNNKFRVIIGPVTFTTYQQFLKTGINTQRLQEWLYFLLGYEFNWDVQLILAEPEVPAFILGQPIQLGLTSWIGNVHRDADDLIIKQQ; this comes from the coding sequence ATGAATCATGTGCGTGAAATGACTAACCAAAACGCTGTTTACGCGAGTACGGTCAGTGACCGCCCTGCGGTAAGTGATAATGGGCTAGCTGATAACCAAACGGCATTGGCTCAGCAGATTCAAGCCTTTATTGCCCAACTTGAGCGATACCCACACCGCTACCACTTATATTCGCTGCTCACTCAGTTAGAGGCATTGGGACTGTTAAAAGACACCACGGACCGCCAAAATCTACAGGTAAGATTGGGTCAAGATGCCACCTTAACCTTTGCCACCACCAGTATTGCCGCCGTTGAGTCGCATCATCACACCTTACAAGTCTTGATTAATGGCTTTGGTCTCATCGGGGTTAATGCCCCAATGCCGCTACACTTTACCGAATACATCTTTGAGCGAAAACACCAACATGGTGATAGAACTTGGCTGGCCTTTATCAACTTATTACAGCATCGGCTTATCTTGAGTTTTTATCAAGCTTGGCGACAATCTCAAAGTGTAAGTAGCTTAAAACAGCCTGACTCACAAAACTTCACCCATTATATTGCAAGCCTATTAGGACTTGACAAAGTTGATTTAAGAACCACACAAGATAGTGTTGATTATTATGCCAAAATCTACTATGCAGGGCTGTATGCAGGCGAACGCCGTTCAGCGGCAAATCTCACCAAAGTGTTAAGCCAGTATTTTGGGGTACCCATTGCCCTACAACAAAACCTTGGACAATGGTTAAAGGTTTTGTTAGACGAGCAAACCCAGCTGGGTGCCCGTCGCTATCACTTAGGTCAAGGATTAATCTGCGGTGAGCAGTTATATGATGTGAACAATAAATTTCGGGTAATCATTGGTCCTGTAACCTTTACGACGTATCAGCAGTTCCTTAAAACAGGCATTAATACCCAACGTCTGCAAGAATGGCTGTATTTCTTATTGGGCTATGAATTTAACTGGGATGTGCAACTTATCTTGGCTGAACCTGAAGTGCCTGCCTTTATTTTAGGTCAACCGATTCAATTGGGATTAACCAGTTGGATTGGCAACGTTCATCGCGATGCCGACGATTTAATTATCAAACAACAATAA
- the tssE gene encoding type VI secretion system baseplate subunit TssE, with protein sequence MSLKRNVKLSNQLLPSLLDRLTDQEPKRRKEIKQDYVFNLPQYRQAVLRDVLALLNTTCLQSNDLDVLLAPNLETSVINYGIRAFSGNNFADIEWQQVEQIIKHALINYEPRLEASSIAVKVIIDNEAELLNHRLIIEIKGDLKLNPYPQEFLLRTSMDIETGLFNLVEGKTDE encoded by the coding sequence ATGAGTCTTAAACGCAACGTAAAGCTATCGAACCAACTGCTACCCTCGCTATTGGATCGCTTAACCGATCAAGAGCCTAAACGTCGTAAAGAGATCAAGCAAGATTATGTGTTTAACTTACCGCAATACCGTCAGGCGGTGCTACGCGATGTATTAGCCTTACTCAATACCACCTGTTTACAAAGTAATGACTTAGACGTCCTATTAGCCCCCAATCTAGAAACCAGTGTCATTAATTATGGGATACGGGCATTTTCAGGTAATAACTTTGCCGACATTGAATGGCAGCAAGTTGAACAGATCATTAAACATGCTTTGATTAACTATGAACCACGGCTAGAAGCCAGCAGTATTGCCGTAAAAGTTATTATCGACAACGAAGCAGAATTACTCAACCATCGCTTGATTATTGAGATTAAAGGTGACTTAAAACTCAATCCCTACCCACAAGAATTCCTATTACGCACCAGCATGGACATTGAGACGGGATTATTTAATTTGGTGGAAGGTAAAACCGATGAATGA
- a CDS encoding type VI secretion system baseplate subunit TssF — translation MNDKLFDYYNKELIAIRELAKEFAARYPKVAARLDMHDTEISDPYVERLLEGVSFLTARTQLKIDAEYPRFVQRIMEVLYPQFLTQTPASAIVSLAVSHKQTLNVLHQVNREQTLTSLPLREINEHISCQYSVTQALELTPLQILSATYTPSLGYLPKTLQLDRRAVEHSALRVDFSLAIDGVCSDLIPEKLPIYLGSELAKSSQLLNLLMNHCDKVICHSFENPQAWYQELKHTPKQLGFADNEALSFNLNKNVAALRLVQEYIQLPEKFLFIEQAGIKAAIKNSEQQGWFPNRAEQIEEVVSENGVNKRIVGFKKRYFSVSFIFNKHIETLEGLVKAEDFALNATPVVNLFKKSGIRFAVDIQDTQFHVVPDRTQPLNYEIYAIEQVKGFDFQNNLRTRFRPIYQVNHDQPSSSQTYAFFSALREARVPSEKYHQEGGRTSYLGSEVFLSVTDQSKPLVDEHIHQLSVDAWCTNRDLPLLMARSKTSDFLIDNALPVERIKIISKLTRPKEAVDEHESLWSLLNLLNLNLVSLAKMDADANIAYFKALLLSFPHDKTNLYRQQVNAIDSLTVTPTSRIVRQHNYSGMIRGIHVNIVIDEGRMGGIHPYLFGSLLNHYLQMSVSVNAFVQFSLELLQSHEVITWPVADGERAIL, via the coding sequence ATGAATGATAAGTTGTTTGATTATTACAATAAAGAATTGATTGCCATCCGTGAGCTTGCCAAAGAATTTGCCGCTCGATATCCTAAAGTCGCTGCCAGACTTGACATGCATGACACCGAAATCTCCGACCCCTATGTCGAGCGGTTGCTTGAGGGGGTGAGTTTTTTAACCGCCCGTACCCAATTAAAAATTGACGCTGAATATCCACGCTTTGTCCAGCGTATCATGGAAGTGCTTTACCCCCAGTTTCTGACCCAAACCCCTGCCAGTGCCATTGTAAGTCTGGCGGTATCGCACAAACAAACCTTAAACGTGTTGCACCAAGTCAATCGAGAACAAACCCTCACCTCCCTACCACTGCGGGAGATTAACGAGCACATCAGTTGTCAATATTCAGTAACTCAAGCGTTGGAACTGACACCGCTACAAATCCTATCTGCGACCTACACCCCCTCGTTGGGTTATTTACCTAAAACCTTGCAACTTGACCGCCGAGCCGTGGAACATTCCGCCTTACGTGTTGATTTCTCACTGGCGATTGATGGGGTATGCTCAGATTTAATTCCTGAAAAACTACCCATCTATCTAGGGTCTGAGCTGGCCAAATCCTCACAGCTTTTAAACTTACTAATGAATCACTGTGACAAAGTGATTTGTCATAGCTTTGAAAATCCGCAAGCTTGGTATCAAGAGCTTAAACACACGCCTAAACAGTTGGGCTTTGCTGACAATGAGGCATTGAGCTTTAATCTTAATAAAAACGTGGCGGCTTTGCGACTGGTTCAAGAATACATTCAATTGCCTGAAAAGTTTTTATTTATCGAACAGGCGGGCATTAAAGCGGCGATCAAAAACAGCGAGCAACAAGGGTGGTTTCCAAATCGAGCTGAGCAAATTGAAGAAGTGGTCAGTGAAAACGGGGTGAATAAACGCATTGTTGGCTTTAAAAAGCGTTATTTTAGTGTCTCCTTTATTTTTAACAAACATATTGAAACCTTAGAAGGACTTGTCAAGGCAGAGGACTTTGCCTTAAATGCCACCCCCGTGGTCAATCTGTTTAAAAAATCAGGTATTCGCTTTGCCGTCGACATTCAAGACACCCAGTTTCACGTGGTGCCTGATCGCACCCAACCGTTAAACTATGAAATCTATGCCATTGAGCAAGTCAAAGGTTTTGACTTTCAAAACAACTTACGCACCCGCTTTCGCCCAATTTACCAAGTTAATCATGACCAGCCCAGCAGCAGCCAAACATATGCGTTCTTCTCTGCTCTGCGAGAAGCGAGAGTACCGTCAGAAAAATACCACCAAGAAGGCGGTCGTACTTCCTATTTAGGCAGTGAGGTGTTTTTAAGCGTGACCGATCAAAGTAAACCCTTGGTTGATGAACACATTCATCAACTTTCGGTCGATGCTTGGTGTACCAACCGTGATTTACCGCTACTAATGGCACGCTCTAAAACCTCGGATTTTTTAATCGACAATGCCCTACCTGTGGAGCGTATTAAAATCATCTCAAAGCTCACCCGTCCTAAAGAAGCGGTGGATGAGCATGAATCACTGTGGTCTTTGCTAAATTTATTGAATTTAAATCTAGTTTCGTTGGCTAAAATGGATGCTGATGCCAATATCGCCTATTTTAAAGCACTTTTGTTATCCTTCCCCCATGACAAGACCAACTTATATCGCCAGCAAGTCAACGCCATTGACAGTCTAACAGTGACACCCACTTCCCGTATCGTGCGTCAGCACAACTACTCAGGTATGATTCGGGGAATTCATGTCAACATAGTAATTGATGAAGGTCGCATGGGCGGTATTCACCCTTACCTATTTGGCTCGTTATTAAACCATTACTTACAGATGTCAGTTTCCGTAAATGCCTTTGTGCAATTCTCCCTAGAATTGCTACAAAGCCATGAAGTGATTACCTGGCCTGTGGCAGACGGAGAGCGAGCCATTTTATGA